The Halomonas sp. 'Soap Lake #6' genomic sequence TTAATTGCCGATGGTGGTGTGCGCTTCTCTGGTGACTTGGCTAAAGCCATTGCCGCTGGCGCAAGCGCCATCATGGTAGGCGGCCTGCTGGCCGGTACTGAAGAGGCTCCGGGTGAAGTAGAGCTTTACCAAGGCCGTACTTACAAAGCCTACCGCGGCATGGGCTCCATGGGCGCCATGGCCCAGAACCAAGGCAGCGCCGACCGCTACTTCCAGGATAAGAGCGAAGGTGCCGAGAAGCTGGTGCCAGAAGGCATTGAAGGCCGCGTACCCTACAAAGGCATGATGAGCGCTATCGTTCATCAGCTAATGGGTGGCCTACGCGCTTCCATGGGTTACACCGGCTGCCGTGATATTCAAGAAATGCGTACCAAGCCGGAATTTGTCCAAATTACCGGTGCTGGCTTTAATGAATCCCACGTTCACGACGTGCAGATTACCAAAGAAGCTCCCAACTACCGGGTGAGCTAACCAGCGCACAAAGCCATGGAGCCTCTGATCAACGCAGTATGGTTAAGCGTAGTAGCGAGTCAGAGGTTTCCAAGTTTAACGGCGGCGGGCACTGTGCCCCGCCGCTTGCTTTTTGGCCTTACCAGCGGCACCCACACCGCTCAACCGAGACACCGCCATGAGTGATATTCACGCCCATAAGATTCTGATTCTCGACTTCGGCTCCCAGTACACCCAGCTGATTGCCCGCCGGGTACGCGAAATCGGCGTATATTCCGAAGTTCGTGCCTTCGATATCACCGAAGAAGAGATTCGCGAGTACAACCCCAACGGTATTATCTTAGCCGGTGGCCCTGAATCTGTGACCGAATTGGACTCACCACGCGCACCCCAGTGTGTGTTTGAAATGGGCCTGCCGGTGCTGGGTATTTGCTACGGCATGCAGACCATGGCCGAGCAACTCGGCGGCAGCGTTGCTGGTTCCAACCAGAGCGAGTTCGGCTACGCGCAGATTCAAATCGATGCCGACAATGCCCTGTTCAACGGCATTAAAGACCATGTAGACGCCGCCACTGGCAAGGCCCTGCTGGATGTATGGATGAGCCACGGCGATAAAGTCGCCAAAGCTCCAGACACTTTCACCGTGACCGCTTCCACACCAAGCTGCCCAATTGCCGCCATGGCATGGGAAGAGAAGCAGTTCTACGGCGTACAGTTCCACCCGGAAGTGACCCACACCCTGCAAGGCCAGCGGATTCTTGAGCACTTCGTGGTCGATATCTGTAAAGCCGAAAAACTCTGGACGCCTGCACAAATCATCGAAGACCAAGTACAGCGCGTGCGCGAGCAAGTGGGCGACCGCCACGTACTGCTCGGCCTTTCCGGTGGTGTCGACTCCTCCGTGGTTGCCGCACTGCTGCACAAAGCCATTGGCGACCAGCTGACCTGCGTATTCGTAGACAACGGCTTGCTGCGTAAAGCAGAAGGCGACCAGGTAATGGAAACCTTCGCCAAGCACATGGGCGTTAAGGTGATCCGCGTAGATGCCGAAGACCTGTTCCTCGGTAAGCTGGCGGGTGAAAAAGACCCAGAAGCCAAACGCAAAATTATCGGCAACACCTTTATCGACGTGTTCGATGAAGAAGCCAGTAAGATTGAAGGCGTGGACTTCCTAGCTCAGGGCACCATCTACCCGGATGTGATCGAATCTGCCGCTTCTAAAACCGGCAAAGCCCACGTGATCAAATCCCACCACAACGTAGGTGGCCTGCCGGAAACCATGAAGCTCAAGCTGGTTGAGCCGCTGCGCGAACTGTTTAAAGACGAAGTGCGCAAACTCGGCCTGGAACTCGGCTTGCCCTACGATATGGTTTACCGCCACCCGTTCCCTGGCCCTGGCCTGGGCGTGCGTATTCTGGGCGAAGTGAAGAAAGAGTACGCCGATATCCTGCGTGAAGCCGACGCCATCTACATCGAAGAACTACGCGCCTCCGGTTGGTACGAAAAAACCAGCCAAGCATTTGCCGTGTTCCTACCAGTTAAATCCGTTGGTGTAGTAGGCGACGGCCGCCGCTACGAATGGGTTATCGCGCTACGCGCAGTAGAAACCATCGACTTCATGACCGCCCGCTGGGCGCACCTGCCCTACGAGCTACTGGAGAAGGTATCCAACCGGATTATCAATGAGTTGGGTGGGGTTTCGCGGGTGACTTATGACGTTAGTAGTAAGCCGCCTGCTACTATTGAGTGGGAGTGAGTGGTTCCTTCATTTCTACGGTTATGAGCCCGCCGCAAGGCGGGTTTTTTGTGAGTGGCAGCAATGACATCTGGCGCTTGGCTGCAGTAGCATAAGGCCAGTTATTTAATTTAAGTGAGTAGTTAATGAACAGCACGGAACAGCAATTCCTCAAGTCCCTGGACGACAAGCTTTGGAAAGCCGCTGATAAACTGCGCGCTAACCTGGATGCCGCCAACTACAAGCACGTGGTGCTGGGCCTGATCTTCCTGAAATACGTCTCCGACGCCTTCGAAGAGCGTCAGGAAGAACTGCTGGAACTGTTCCAGAATGACAGCGACGACAACATCTATTACTTACCCCGAGATGACTTCAACAGCGACGAAGAGTACCAGCAAGCGTTGCTCGAAGAGCTGGAAGTATTGGATTACTACCGTGAAGCCAACGTGTTCTGGGTGCCCAAGCCGGCCCGTTGGAGCACTCTGAAAGAGAAAGCCGTGCTGCCCGTGGGGAGTGTGCTGTGGCAAGGCGATGCCGGTAATGAGATAAAGCTGCGTTCCGTTTCCTGGCTGATCGACAACGCCCTGGAAGAGATTGAAAAGAGCAATGACAAGCTTAAAGGCATTCTTAACCGCATCAGCCAGTACCAACTGGATAATGACAAGCTATTGGGCCTGATCAACACCTTCTCTGACACCTCATTTACCAAGCCTGTTTTTGAAGGTGAGAAGCTGAGCTTGCAGAGTAAAGACATCCTTGGCCACGTGTACGAATACTTCCTCGGCCAGTTTGCCCTAGCGGAAGGCAAGCAGGGTGGCCAGTATTACACCCCCAAGAGCATCGTCACCCTGATTGTCGAAATGCTGCAACCGTATTCCGGTCGTGTGTATGACCCGGCCATGGGGTCAGGCGGCTTCTTTGTCTCTAGTGATAAATTCATTGAAGAGCACGCCAAAGAGCAGCAGTACGACCCCAGCGAGCAGAAAAAGCACATCTCCGTATACGGCCAAGAATCCAACCCTACGACCTGGCGTTTGGCCGCCATGAACATGGCCATCCGGGGCATCGACTTCAACTTCGGCAAGAAAAACGCCGATACTTTCCTCGACGACCAGCACCCGGATTTGCGCGCTGACTTTGTGATGGCCAACCCACCGTTCAATATCAAAGATTGGTGGAATGAGTCCCTTGCTGAGGACGTGCGCTGGAAATATGGCACCCCGCCCAAGGGCAACGCCAACTTTGGCTGGATGCAACATATGCTCCACCATTTGTCGCCGACCGGCAGCATGGCGCTGCTGCTGGCCAACGGCTCGATGAGTTCCAACAGCGGTGGTGAGGGCGAGATTCGCCGTCGCCTGGTCGAGCAGGATTTAGTCGAGTGCATTGTCGCCTTGCCGGGCCAGCTATTCACCAATACCCAGATTCCTGCCTGTATCTGGTTCCTGACCAAAGACAAAACCAACGGCATGGTGCGCGATGAGAAGAAGCGGGATCGTCGAAAAGAGTTCCTGTTTATCGACGCCCGCAACCTGGGCTTTATGCGGGATCGGGTACTACGGGACTTTACTAATGATGACATCGCCAAGATCACCGAGACTTTCCATGCTTGGCAACGGGGTGAGGACTACGAGGGCATCCCTGGCTTCTGCAAATCCGCCAGCCTGGACGAAATCAAAAAGCACGACTTTGTGCTGACACCTGGGCGCTATGTGGGAGCTGAGGCACAGGAAGACGACGGCGAGCCGTTTGCAGAGAAGATGGCAAGACTGACCGGCCAGCTGCGGGAGCAGTTTATAGAGAGTGATCGGCTGGAAACGGAGATTAAGCGGAATTTGGGGGGGCTGGGTTATGAAGTTTAAGCCTCTCTCAGAATTGCTTGAGATACCTTTACGTAACGGACTCACTAAGCCTAAGAAGCTTCGTGGCTCGGGGGTTAAGATGGTGAATATGGGAGAGCTGTTCAAATATCCCAGAATGACCAGTATCCCAATGGACCGCGCCCCATTAACAGAAAAGGAAGCTGACACATCGTTTCTGAGAACAGGTGATTTACTTTTCGCAAGACAATCATTGGTTCGTGAAGGTGCTGGTAAGTGCTCTATCTTTTTATATGATACTGAGCCTGTTTTTTTTGAATCTCATCTTATTCGCTGCCGCCTGTGTGCCAAAAAGTGCAACCCTCTTTTCTATTATTACTATTTTGATAGCCCTGCTGGAAAGCAGGCCATAGACGCAATTATTGAGCAGGGTGCTGGAGCAGCAGGTATTCGAGGGTCAGACTTGGCGAAGCTAAATGTACCTTCACCCTCCATCGATTTTCAGAATAATGTCGTATCTATACTTGATGCTATTGATAAAAAGATCGAAACAAACCACCAAATCAACCAAACCCTCGAACAAATGGCTCAGGCCCTGTTCAAAAGCTGGTTTGTCAATTTCGAGCCGGTCAAAGCCAAGATCGCAACACTAGAAGCTGGCGGCAGCGCGGAAGACGCTCTTCTAGCCGCCATGCAGGTCATTTCTGGCAAAACGGCTAATCAGCTGGTCACGTTAAGCGCCGAACAACCCAAGCACTACGCCGAGCTGCGTGCCACCGCCGAGCTATTTCCATCGACTATGCAGGATAGTGAGTTGGGGGAGATTCCGGAGAGGTGGTACCCCTCGCGACTCGACCAAAATATCGAATTAGCTTATGGCAAAGCGCTTAAGAAAAGCACAAGAGTTGAAGGTAAATACCCAGTTTATGGCTCTGGTGGAGTAGCTGGGTCACACAACGAATTTTTGGTTTCTGGCCCTGGAATCATAGTTGGCAGGAAAGGTACTGTTGGAAGCATCTATTGGGAGCCGCACAATTTTTATCCGATTGACACGACTTTCTATGTAATCGTCAAAAACGGATATTCTCTAGCATTTGCGTATTACCTTCTTCAAACGCTAGGACTATCAGAGATGAACACGGATGCTGCTGTACCAGGCTTAAACCGAAACAATGTCTATAGGCTTGAAGTCCCTTCTTTCCCGGAACCACTAATTAGCCAATTCAGCCAAATCATCACACCGCTCTCAGAGAAAATATCAGAATCAAATGCTGAAAGCCTGACTTTGACTCAATTGAGGGACAGCTTGTTCCCCAAGCTCCTCTCTGGTCAGCTCACTGTATCTGATGTAAAGGGGCCACGACAGGAAGCTGAGGTGTCGGCCGATGTTTAAACTCGCTTTAACCTACAACCGGACGGGTCCCTTGAAAGCAGAACTCTATGGCGATCCAGACTTGATTGACCTCAAACACTTGGGTAAACGGTTGAAGCATCAGATACTGACGGATGGAGTCGTTGCGAATGAGTGAAGCCTACACTTGGGACAAAGTACCAATCTGGAATAGTGAAAGCCCCGAAACTAGTTTCGACATTCTGGCTGACGATATCAGCGGACGCATCCCTGTAACGCGGTTAGAAAGTTGGCAGGATTTTGTTGGGATGCTCGAGAGTCCGTTCTTTAATCCACATGAAACCGAACTGGTTTTTCGCGGACATCGCCGCTTCGACTGGAGCATGACTCCAACGCTCGGACGTTTAACCGAGAACGGCATTATCACCTCGAAATTGGTCTCTGATACCTTGGCTCTGTTTCGTAAGGCAATTAGAGGGCGTGTCACTGACCACACATTACTTGATGAGGGCGTTGAGGATGATGAGTTGTGGTCGATTGGGCAACACCATGGTCTTATGACGCCTTTACTGGACTGGACCTATTCACCTTACGTGGCGCTGTTCTTTGCGTTCTCAAAAGAGGATAGAAAAGACGAAAAGGAAAACCCGTACAGGGCCATCTATGTACTGAATAAGTCGTTTATTGCCGATGAAGAGGTATGCCCTGACATAAGGGTTTTCGAACCTCGAAAAGATGACCACGGCCGCCTGGTAAGTCAAGCAGGGTTGTTTACCTTTGCACCTGAAGACTCAACGATAGAAAACAAATTAGCGGAAGTGTTGTGGGGTGACGATTTCCCTATCGATGCATTGAAAAACGCGTCAAGCAGTGAAGAGCCAGGGATATTGGCACGCTACATTTGCAAAATTTACATTAAGAATGAAATGCAGCAGGAGTGTTTACGTCATCTGCGGCGTATGAACGTACATCATGCCAGCTTATTCCCTGATTTGATTGGTGCCGCAGACTATTGCAACGCATTCATGACTGATGCTGAAAAAAATCGAGCAGCCCAAGCTAGTAAGAAAGCTCTGAAAAAGGCGGCAAAAGATGATGAGACGCCTACAGCTCCTGTAATATCTCCGCCTGAACCCTATGTAGGAGAGTTCCAGTCCGTCACGGATCTGCTCTGCCAGCCGAAAGAGGCCGAGGGGTTTGATCATAGCTCTCTAACTGCTCTGTCGAAAGAACTGTCAAAACTGCTCGCAGCTCGGAAGCTGGTAGACTGGCAAGACAGAGAATCAATTCAAGCTGAGATAAAGGTCAAAGCCCGCGCCTTGCTTCGCAAACATAAATATCCTCAGAACGCTCAAGAATTGGTGATTTCAAACATACTCGATATATCAACAGCCCAAAATGAAAGCGAGAAAGCAAACGCTTAGATTCTTAGATTGGGATGTGTCCGCAAGGCTGATTTAATAAAGGGTAGCGGAGTAAGAGGCATTCTCATTGCGGGCAACTGATTTTGGCATTGGTGGGTTAGAAAATCGCCGGTTTTTACTCAACGACAAGGAGCGGTCATGGCTGAACAACAAGTACGCATTTTTACCTTAATTGATGGCCACGCGCAGTTGGATAAGGTACCTGAAGGGATTGGTGGAACCAGGGGCACCGCCGCAGCTGTTAGAAGAAAGTCCCCAGCCGAACAATTTACAAGGCGGCTTGCCGCATTCCATCAAATAACAACTTGATGTTCTAGAAAGGGCGCTGAGGATCATGCTCCGTTATGATTGAGATCTATTCAGTAGAGGACATAGCCGCACTGAAAGAAAGCGTCGATGTCGAATGCAAATTGGCCGCCGGCCAAGACGGTAAGGGCAAGCTCCCAAAGGATTTCTGGGAAACCTATAGCGCCTTCGCTAATACTTATGGCGGCGATGTGTTTCTGGGTATCAGGGAGCAATCAGCCGGGCAATTCGAGCTATCCGGCATTGTAAACCCGAGCAAGGTGATCGACGAGTTGTGGACAGGGCTAAATAATCCACAAAAGGTCAGTTCCTGCGTTCTGCGCGACCGGTGGGTCAAGGTTGTCGACATTGATGGCCACTCAGTTATCCATGTGCATGTGCCTCAGGCTACCCGTAAACAGCGACCGGTATACATCAAGGGCAACCCTCTGCTCGGCACCTACAAACGTTTTAACAGTACCGATCAACTGCAGAGTGAGGAATCCGTCCGCAGAATGTTAGCTGAGCAAGTGGAAGACACCCGCGACGGTGAGACATTGCAAGGCTATGGGCTGGATGACCTGGACATAGACAGCTTTAACCAATATCGCCAGATGTACATCAACCGACAGCCCGACCATCCCTGGAACCAGCTGGATGCGCAAGAGTTTTTGTATCGCATTGGCGGTTGGCGTAGGGATCGCGAAACCGGGCGCTCTGGGCTGACACGGGCTGGCCTGCTGATGTTTGGCCACCTGACCGCAATCAAGGAAGCCTTCCCCAACTACATGCTGGATTACCAGGAACGGCCGGAGCCAAAGGCGGAACTTCGCTGGGTTGATCGATTAACACTGGACGGATCGTGGTCGGGCAATGTTTTCGATTTTTATAGGCGAGTGATACGTAAGCTGACGACAGACCTGAAAATCCCATTCCTGCTCGAGGGTGATCAACGACAAGACGACACCTCTGTGCACAAAGCGCTGCGTGAAGCGCTGGTTAATACGCTGGTTCACGCGGACTTCTCTGGCCGTGCCTCTGTATTGGTCGTAAAAAGACCCGACATGTTTGGCTTTCGAAACCCCGGACTTATGCGAGTTCCAAGAGATATTGCACGGGTCGGTGGCAACAGCGACTGTCGGAATCGTCTGCTCCAAGATATGTTCCGCTTTATTGGTCTCGGTGAGAATGCTGGATCAGGTCTTCCAAAGATTTTCCAGGGGTGGGTTAGTCAGCACTGGCGTGAGCCGGTTCTTCGGGAGGCAGATAGTCCCAGTGATCAGACCCTGCTTGAGCTCCACATGTTGAGCTTGGTGCCAGAAGAGGTCCTGGAGAAGCTTCAACAGGTTCTTGGAGAAGAGACTTTCTCACAACTGACGGACCGTGAGAGGCTAGTGCTTATCACAGCCAAGATTGAAACAACCGTGGATCATGGACGGATGATGTCGATCCTCGATATACATCCTCGGGATCTGACAACACTTTTGTCGGGATTAGTGGAGAAAGGGTTGATTGAGCGAGAGGGCGCGGGACGTGGGTCTGTCTACTTCCTTCCGGACGCACGGTTTAATGACCTGCTGCGTGAGAATGGTGCTGATGAGACGTTAAGTTCCAAAGGTCCGGAGCTTGGGTCCGGACCTTTGAATAATAGGTCCGGACCTTTGGAGAGCAGCTCTGGACCTTTGGCAGAACTACAGGATCTTGCTCGGCCAATTGCGGAAAGAAAAAAAGCACCAAGATCTGACGTTGAGGCCGTAATATTGGCCCTGTGCGAACGCCAACCGCTTCGTCCTGAGGAGCTGGAACAGTTGCTCAATCGTTCGGCGGAGTCTCTGCGAAAGCGATACCTGCAACCCATGGTTAAATCAAGAAAGTTACGGTTGAAGTACCCAACCAAGCCCAATCATCCGCAGCAGGCCTACATGCTAGGAGACGACACGCAGTGATCACTGAAGATGCCCTAGAGCAACACTGTTTGGAATGGTTCGCTGAAGGCGGCTGGGAAATCGCCCATGGGCCGGATCTTGCCCCAGAGGGTGACGCTCCAGAGCGGGCGGATTACCGGCAGGTGTTGCTACTGGCGGATCTCGAAGCGGCCATTGTCCGCATCAACCCGCACGTGCCCCAGAGTGCCATTGAGCAAGCGGTGGCCGTGGTTCGCAAACCCGAAAGCCTGGATATGGTCGTCAACAATCGGGCCTTCCATCGCCTGCTGCTGGACGGCGTGCCGGTAGAGTATAAGCGCGACGATAAAGTGGTTCATGATCAGGTCTTTTTAGTGGATTTTAGCGAACTGTCTGCTAACCGCTTCAGGGCCATCAATCAGTTCACCATCGGGGGAGTTAAGCAGCTGCGCCGTCCGGATGTAATCTGTTTTATCAATGGCCTGCCGTTGGCGGTGTTAGAGCTGAAAAGCCCTAGCGCCGAAAATGTGGATATCTGGGATGCCTACAACCAGATTCAGACCTACAAGGAGGAAGTCTCGGATCTGTTCGTTTACAACCAAGCGGTGGTGATTAGTGACGGCTACCTGGCCCGGGTAGGCTCCCTCACTGCTAGCCAAGAGCGCTATATGCCCTGGCGTACCCTCAAGCACGAGGACGACAAGCCTCTGCTGGAGTGGCAACTGGAAACCATGGTGCGGGGGTTCTTTGATCGAGAACTGCTGCTGGATTACATCCGCTACTTTGTGATTTTCGAGACGGACGCAGACAAGCTGATCAAGAAGATTGCAGGTTATCATCAATTTCATGCGGTGCGTGAAGCGGTGCGGGCCACCGTCATTGCCGCCCAGGCGCCGGAACAAGGCTTCCATGCCAGAGAGAGGCGTGCGGTCTATGGCGATGAGGTTCATCCCGGCAGCAAGAAAGCTGGGGTGGTGTGGCATACCCAGGGCTCGGGCAAGAGCATTTCGATGGCCTGCTATGCAGGCAAGCTGCTGCAGCAACCGGCGATGCACAACCCAACGCTGATCGTCGTGACCGACCGCAACGATCTTGATGGCCAGCTGTTCGCCACCTTCAGCGCCGCCCGAGAACTGCTCAGGCAGGAGCCGGTACAGGCGGATGACCGAGATACCCTGCGTCAGCTGCTCTCGGAGCGGGAGTCGGGCGGTATTATCTTCACCACAGTGCAGAAGTTTGTCCTGCTGAACGATGAGTCTGGCCACCCGATTCTCAACGACCGTCACAACATTGTGGTGATCTCTGATGAAGCCCACCGTAGCCAGTACGGTCTGAAAGCAACCCTTAAAAAAGACGGAACCTACAAGTACGGTTACGCCCGTCATATGCGGGATGCCCTGCCTAACGCCTCGTTTATAGGTTTCACCGGCACCCCCATTGAGAGCGAAGACAAAGACACCCGCGCCGTATTTGGCGATTACGTTTCCATCTACGACATTCAGGATGCCGTCGACGATGGGGCGACGGTGCCCATCTTCTATGAGTCACGTCTGGCCAAGCTGGACATCAACCGTGATCAGATTGAAGAACTTTCGGCCCAGGTTGATGAAGTAGTGGAAGACGAAGAGGACGTTGGCAACCGTGAAAAAACCAAGGGTGAGTGGAGCCGCTTGGAAAAGCTGGTGGGTTCCGGCCCGCGCTTACAACAGGTCGCAGAAGACCTGGTAAACCACTTTGAAACCCGTTCCAGTACCATTGCTGGCAAAGCCATGATCGTGGCAATGAGCCGGGAGATTGCAGTGCATCTCTATAACGCGCTGGTGACACTTCGACCGGAGTGGCACGACGATGATCCAGAGAAAGGTGCGATCAAGATTGTCATGACTGGCTCTGCCTCTGACCGGGCGTTGCTACAGCCGCACATTTACAATAAGAAAACCAAAAAGCGCTTTGAAAAACGCTTTAAAGACGTCAACGACCCGCTCAAGTTGGTGATCGTGCGGGATATGTGGCTCACCGGCTTCGATGCTCCTTGTTGTCACACGATGTATGTCGACAAGCCCATGAAGGGCCACAACCTTATGCAGGCCATTGCCCGGGTCAACCGCGTGTTCAAAGATAAGCCCGGCGGCCTGGTGGTGGACTACATCGGTATTGCCAATGAGCTAAAACAGGCTCTGAAAACCTACACCGACGCCAAGGGTAAGGGAACGCCTACCCATAGCGCCGAAGAGGCTTACGCCATCCTGGTAGAGAAGCTGGATATCATCCACGGCATGCTCGCCCCCAGCCCAAAAAGCAACGGCTTTGACTACCGAGGGTTCGATGTTGAACCACACAAATGGCTGATACCCACTGCCAACTACGTGCTTAGCCTTGAAGATGGCAAGAAACGCTTCCTGGATACTGTCCTGGCCATGAATAAAGCGTTTTCCCTGTGTGCGACTCTCGATGCAGCACAAGACCTGCAGAAAGAAGTGGCGTTCCTATCCCAGGTGAAGACCGCAATCACCAAGTTCACCAGCGTTGACAAGAAGCTCACCGAGGAAGAGAAGAATACCGCTCTCAAGCAGATTTTGGACAATGCGCTGGTCTCCGAAGGCGTTACCGATGTCTTCGCCTTATGCGGCTTGGACAAACCCAATATCGGCCTGCTCTCTGACGAGTTTCTGGAAGACGTTCGTCAGATGCCCTATAAGAACTTCGCCGTGGAGCTCTTAGAAAAGCTGCTCAAAGATGACATCAAAGCCAAGACCCGCAACAACGTTGTTCAAGAGAAGAAGTATGCGGACCGTTTGCAGGAAACCCTGCGTCGGTACAACAACCGGGGCATTGAGACGGCGCAGGTCATTGAAGAGCTGATCGCGATGGCCAAGCAGTTTCAGGCGGAGTTGGAGCGGGATGCTGCTCTTGGCCTGAACTCGGACGAGGTCGCCTTTTACGACGCCCTGGCCAGCAACGAAAGTGCGGTGCGTGAACTGGGCGACAAAATCCTGAAAGCCATCGCCGTCGAGATCACAGAAAAGCTACGCAAATCTACCACCGTCGATTGGCAGGTGCGGGAAAGTGTAAGGGCGAAGCTGAGGATTCTGGTACGCCGCACATTACAACGCTACAAGTATCCGCCCGATCAGGCTCCAGAAGCTGTGGAGCTAATACTGCAGCAAGCAGAGGTTTTATCGAATCATTGGAC encodes the following:
- the guaA gene encoding glutamine-hydrolyzing GMP synthase; its protein translation is MSDIHAHKILILDFGSQYTQLIARRVREIGVYSEVRAFDITEEEIREYNPNGIILAGGPESVTELDSPRAPQCVFEMGLPVLGICYGMQTMAEQLGGSVAGSNQSEFGYAQIQIDADNALFNGIKDHVDAATGKALLDVWMSHGDKVAKAPDTFTVTASTPSCPIAAMAWEEKQFYGVQFHPEVTHTLQGQRILEHFVVDICKAEKLWTPAQIIEDQVQRVREQVGDRHVLLGLSGGVDSSVVAALLHKAIGDQLTCVFVDNGLLRKAEGDQVMETFAKHMGVKVIRVDAEDLFLGKLAGEKDPEAKRKIIGNTFIDVFDEEASKIEGVDFLAQGTIYPDVIESAASKTGKAHVIKSHHNVGGLPETMKLKLVEPLRELFKDEVRKLGLELGLPYDMVYRHPFPGPGLGVRILGEVKKEYADILREADAIYIEELRASGWYEKTSQAFAVFLPVKSVGVVGDGRRYEWVIALRAVETIDFMTARWAHLPYELLEKVSNRIINELGGVSRVTYDVSSKPPATIEWE
- a CDS encoding class I SAM-dependent DNA methyltransferase; translated protein: MNSTEQQFLKSLDDKLWKAADKLRANLDAANYKHVVLGLIFLKYVSDAFEERQEELLELFQNDSDDNIYYLPRDDFNSDEEYQQALLEELEVLDYYREANVFWVPKPARWSTLKEKAVLPVGSVLWQGDAGNEIKLRSVSWLIDNALEEIEKSNDKLKGILNRISQYQLDNDKLLGLINTFSDTSFTKPVFEGEKLSLQSKDILGHVYEYFLGQFALAEGKQGGQYYTPKSIVTLIVEMLQPYSGRVYDPAMGSGGFFVSSDKFIEEHAKEQQYDPSEQKKHISVYGQESNPTTWRLAAMNMAIRGIDFNFGKKNADTFLDDQHPDLRADFVMANPPFNIKDWWNESLAEDVRWKYGTPPKGNANFGWMQHMLHHLSPTGSMALLLANGSMSSNSGGEGEIRRRLVEQDLVECIVALPGQLFTNTQIPACIWFLTKDKTNGMVRDEKKRDRRKEFLFIDARNLGFMRDRVLRDFTNDDIAKITETFHAWQRGEDYEGIPGFCKSASLDEIKKHDFVLTPGRYVGAEAQEDDGEPFAEKMARLTGQLREQFIESDRLETEIKRNLGGLGYEV
- a CDS encoding restriction endonuclease subunit S gives rise to the protein MKFKPLSELLEIPLRNGLTKPKKLRGSGVKMVNMGELFKYPRMTSIPMDRAPLTEKEADTSFLRTGDLLFARQSLVREGAGKCSIFLYDTEPVFFESHLIRCRLCAKKCNPLFYYYYFDSPAGKQAIDAIIEQGAGAAGIRGSDLAKLNVPSPSIDFQNNVVSILDAIDKKIETNHQINQTLEQMAQALFKSWFVNFEPVKAKIATLEAGGSAEDALLAAMQVISGKTANQLVTLSAEQPKHYAELRATAELFPSTMQDSELGEIPERWYPSRLDQNIELAYGKALKKSTRVEGKYPVYGSGGVAGSHNEFLVSGPGIIVGRKGTVGSIYWEPHNFYPIDTTFYVIVKNGYSLAFAYYLLQTLGLSEMNTDAAVPGLNRNNVYRLEVPSFPEPLISQFSQIITPLSEKISESNAESLTLTQLRDSLFPKLLSGQLTVSDVKGPRQEAEVSADV
- a CDS encoding FRG domain-containing protein yields the protein MSEAYTWDKVPIWNSESPETSFDILADDISGRIPVTRLESWQDFVGMLESPFFNPHETELVFRGHRRFDWSMTPTLGRLTENGIITSKLVSDTLALFRKAIRGRVTDHTLLDEGVEDDELWSIGQHHGLMTPLLDWTYSPYVALFFAFSKEDRKDEKENPYRAIYVLNKSFIADEEVCPDIRVFEPRKDDHGRLVSQAGLFTFAPEDSTIENKLAEVLWGDDFPIDALKNASSSEEPGILARYICKIYIKNEMQQECLRHLRRMNVHHASLFPDLIGAADYCNAFMTDAEKNRAAQASKKALKKAAKDDETPTAPVISPPEPYVGEFQSVTDLLCQPKEAEGFDHSSLTALSKELSKLLAARKLVDWQDRESIQAEIKVKARALLRKHKYPQNAQELVISNILDISTAQNESEKANA
- a CDS encoding RNA-binding domain-containing protein → MIEIYSVEDIAALKESVDVECKLAAGQDGKGKLPKDFWETYSAFANTYGGDVFLGIREQSAGQFELSGIVNPSKVIDELWTGLNNPQKVSSCVLRDRWVKVVDIDGHSVIHVHVPQATRKQRPVYIKGNPLLGTYKRFNSTDQLQSEESVRRMLAEQVEDTRDGETLQGYGLDDLDIDSFNQYRQMYINRQPDHPWNQLDAQEFLYRIGGWRRDRETGRSGLTRAGLLMFGHLTAIKEAFPNYMLDYQERPEPKAELRWVDRLTLDGSWSGNVFDFYRRVIRKLTTDLKIPFLLEGDQRQDDTSVHKALREALVNTLVHADFSGRASVLVVKRPDMFGFRNPGLMRVPRDIARVGGNSDCRNRLLQDMFRFIGLGENAGSGLPKIFQGWVSQHWREPVLREADSPSDQTLLELHMLSLVPEEVLEKLQQVLGEETFSQLTDRERLVLITAKIETTVDHGRMMSILDIHPRDLTTLLSGLVEKGLIEREGAGRGSVYFLPDARFNDLLRENGADETLSSKGPELGSGPLNNRSGPLESSSGPLAELQDLARPIAERKKAPRSDVEAVILALCERQPLRPEELEQLLNRSAESLRKRYLQPMVKSRKLRLKYPTKPNHPQQAYMLGDDTQ